One window of the Rhinoraja longicauda isolate Sanriku21f chromosome 2, sRhiLon1.1, whole genome shotgun sequence genome contains the following:
- the LOC144608771 gene encoding regulator of G-protein signaling 9-binding protein C-like, whose amino-acid sequence MPIHNTRVADEAAAASARARDECKSLVESLAKLTSCYRHLAMGVGGSSDSAELRDELWRTGEKTQDVSVVVRDKLTAVLRDKRLGGDQRAEMERLWVAFSSCLELFQVDLSKVLNLCRGFPLAGRSPLLVRTGMSGAVSVQDNCSSTDPPPSALEQDEELREQIARVDRMVESMETKVNVLRWTVESKGDSPYLSALSNDSSSVALLSVDEEGRGRGRGRGWGRGWWCCGRGTMCLGSVLVCTVAAAAAAVLSV is encoded by the coding sequence atgCCAATCCACAACACCAGGGTCGCGGATGAAGCCGCCGCCGCCTCTGCCCGGGCGAGGGACGAGTGCAAGTCGCTGGTGGAGTCGCTGGCCAAGCTGACGAGCTGCTACAGGCACCTGGCCATGGGCGTCGGGGGCTCGTCCGACTCGGCCGAGCTGCGGGACGAGTTGTGGAGGACCGGGGAGAAGACCCAGGACGTGTCCGTGGTGGTCAGGGACAAGCTGACGGCTGTGCTGAGGGACAAGCGGCTGGGGGGCGACCAGAGGGCGGAGATGGAGCGCCTGTGGGTCGCCTTCAGCTCTTGCCTGGAGCTGTTCCAGGTGGACCTGTCCAAGGTGCTGAACTTGTGCCGGGGATTCCCACTGGCCGGGAGGTCCCCTCTGCTGGTCCGCACAGGGATGTCGGGGGCGGTGAGCGTCCAGGACAACTGCTCTTCCACGGACCCCCCTCCCAGCGCCCTGGAGCAGGACGAGGAGCTGAGGGAGCAGATCGCCCGGGTGGACAGGATGGTGGAGAGTATGGAGACCAAGGTCAACGTCCTCCGATGGACAGTGGAGTCCAAGGGGGACTCGCCTTACCTGTCGGCGCTCAGCAACGACTCCTCCTCGGTGGCCTTGCTGTCGGTGGACGAGGAgggtcggggtcggggtcggggtcggggctGGGGCCGGGGCTGGTGGTGTTGCGGCCGGGGTACAATGTGCCTCGGCTCGGTCCTGGTCTGCAccgtcgccgccgccgccgccgcggtGCTCTCGGTGTGA